The Synechococcus sp. MVIR-18-1 region GGTTTCTGATAAAAATCTGCTATCGAGGATTTATTCAGAATCATCTTGCTTCTGCCTCGCTTCAAGGCAGGAAGGTTTCCCTAATGTTGTCCTTGAAGCTTTAATTCATAACCTGCCTGTTTTATCAACACAAGTAGGAGCATTGCCTTACTTCTTTGATGACAATAGGCATATAATTTTCTTTCATTCAAGTCCTGACAGTCTTTCTAGGTCTATTGAAAAGATCTACTTTGACAGTGATTTCTATAAATTATTGCAGGTCAATTCGCGACGGCTTATTTCGGATTTTAGTCCAACAGTCACCTCCTCTAAGGTTAAGGGTTTTATTGACTCTATTAGTTGAATAATTTTTGCTTTTTATTATTAGTTTGGTTTTATTGGCATTTTTAATTTTCGCCTCTTGTTATCCAAGTCTTGGCGTATTTTCTGTATCGCTTTTGTAGTCGCTGATCACTTGTGTTTGTCTTTTATGCGCTTTTGATTTACATTGACTAAAAAATACGTCTTGGCAATCGATTAGCCTTTGATGTCCACTTATTAAGATTTTGCGGTCGGAACCCAGGAGCATGACACAGCTCCCTTTCTCTTTTTTATGAAACAACTTTTGCACTCACTCGCGACAGGGGCCATCGAGCTAACTGATCTACCTGCTCCTGTTGTTCCGCATGGACATCTACTGGTCCGAACAGCCTCCTCTTTGCTTTCAGTTGGCACCGAGCGAATGCTGGTTGATTTCGGCAAAGCTAATTGGCTTGACAAGGCACGCCAGCAGCCTGACAAAGTTCAGGAGGTGATAGAAAAGGCTCGCGCCGATGGCCTATTTGCAACTCTTGATGCTGTAAAAAGCAAACTAGATCAGCCTATTGCTCTTGGTTACTGCAATGTCGGCACTGTATTGGCAGTTTGAGAAGGTGTTTCTGGCTTCCATGTAGGTGATCGTGTTGCATCTAATGCTTCTCATGCTGAGCTTGTAGTAGTCCCTAAGCATCTCTCCGCCCGGATCCCTGCTCATGTCAGCGATGAGGCTGCTTCTTTCACGGTTCTTGCATCTATTGGACTTCAGGGCACCCGTCTGGCTCAGCCCACTCTTGGCGAAACTTTTCTGGTGAGTGGTCTTGGGTTGATCGGGCTTCTTACAGCTCAGTTGTTACAGGCTCAAGGTTGTCGAGTACTGGGCTTGGATCCAGATTCGTCTAAGTGTGACCTTGCAGAAGGCCTTGGTGTAAAGGCCCTCAACTTACGCTCTGGTACCGACCCGGTTGCTTGGTGCCTGGAGCACACTGACGGTATTGGTGTGGATGGCGTGTTGATTACCGCTGCCACTTCCTCCAGTGAGCCGATGCATCTTGCTGCCCAGTCCTGCCGCCAGCGAGGCCGAATCGTTTTGGTTGGCGTAACGGGCCTCGAACTTCGCCGCGATCTTTTTTACAAAAAGGAGCTCTCCTTCCAGGTGAGCTGCTCCTACGGACCCGGTCGTTATGACCCGGCCTATGAGCAGCAGGGCCATGACTACCCAATCGGATTTGTGCGCTGGACCGAGCAGCGCAACTTCCAGGCTGTGCTTCACGCCCTTGCCACCGGCGCTTTGCGAACTGAGCAGTTGATCTCCCATCGCTTCCCGATCGAGCAGGCCTCTGATGCCTATCAGCTGCTCAGTAGCCCTGAGCCTTCCCGCGGGATACTGCTGCACTACACAGAAACAGCAAATCCTAAGCAGCGTGTTGTTGATTTGCCAGCTGCTTCAGAATCGTTGGCCCCAAGCCAGCCGCTACTGAGCGTGATCGGTGCCGGTAATTACTCCAGCCGCATGCTGATACCCGCTTTCGCAAAAGTTGGCGCACATTTCCACACCCTGGCCGCCTCTTCGGGCATTGGACCAGTGCAAGTGGGGCGAAAGTTCGGCTTCCGTCACGCCAGTACTGATATCCCCGCCTTGCTGGCGGATTCCAGAACTAACAGCGTGGTAATTGTCACCCGCCACGACAGTCACGCCGCCCTGGTGCAGCAGGCTCTGGACGCTGGCAAGCACGTTTTCGTGGAGAAGCCGCTCTGCCTTACTATTGAAGAACTCGCTGCTATCGAAGCCGCCCACACGGGCCATTCGCTGCTGATGGTGGGTTTCAATCGTCGCTTTTCGCCGTTGCTTCTGGATCTGCAGCAGCAGCTCTCTCGGCTGCAAGGACCTAAGGCTTTCGTGTACACCTGTAATTCCGGTGCAATCCCCGCCGACCACTGGATCCAGAATCCAGCCGCCGGTGGCGGCCGACTGCTCGGTGAGGCCTGCCACTTTGTAGATCTGCTTCGCCACCTGGCCGGCAGCCCCATACAAGAACTGCAGTTGATCAACGCCGCCGACTGCAAACTCTGCCCTGATACTTTTTCGCTGCAGCTGCGCTTCGGCGATGGTTCGATCGGCACCGTGCACTATTTCGCTAACGGCAGCAAGGCATTCCCTAAAGAGCGCCTCGACGTATTCTGCGACGGTAAAGTGCTGCAGTTAGATAATTTCCGCAAACTAAAGGCTTGGGGAATTCCTGGCTTTCGTACTCGCCGTCTCGTGTCGCAAGACAAAGGCCAAGAAGCCTGTTGTGCTGCTTTTCTTAAAGCGATTGAAATCGGCGGGTCACCCCCGATTCCAACTGGCGAGCTCTTTGAGGTGCAGCGTTGGCTGCTGCAGGCGGTAAACCAATGACAACGTGCTGCATCCTTGGCCTCGGCTATATAGGCTTGCCTACTGCTGCTGTGCTCGCACGTTCTGGCCATCGGGTGGTCGGGGTGGATGTGAACTCCGAGGTTGTGGCCACTGTGAATCAGGGCCAGATCCACATTGTGGAGCCCGATCTCGATCGTGCTGTAGCTGATGCCGTTGCCTCCGCTGCCCTCAGCGCTCAGTCCACACCGGTGCCAGCCGATGTCTTCCTGATCGCCGTGCCAACCCCGTTCAGCAGCCGGGCTGATGGTATCCCCCAGCCCAACATCGACTACGTGCTTGCTGCAGCTCGTGCAATCGCGCCTGTTCTTCGTCCGGGCAATCTCGTACTTCTGGAATCCACCTCACCGGTGGGCACCACTGAGAAGGTGGTGGAAGAGATGAGTAAAATTGCTAATTTAGACTTCGATCATATCCACGTTGCCTACTGCCCTGAGCGGGTGCTGCCAGGCCGGATCTTGCAGGAACTGATCAGCAACGACCGTGTGATCGGAGGCTTCACTTCAGCAGCAGCAGAAGCAGGCAAGGCTTTTTATGCCACCTTCTGCCAAGGCGAATTACTCACCACTAGCGCCCGCACCGCCGAGCTGGTAAAGCTCACTGAGAACAGCTTCCGCGATGTGAACATCGCCTTCGCCAATGAGCTCTCGCTGGTGTGCAATCACCTCGAGATCAATGTGCGTGAGCTGATCCGCCTAGCCAACCACCATCCTCGAGTGAATGTGCTGCAGCCCGGCTGCGGTGTTGGAGGCCACTGCATCGCCGTGGATCCCTGGTTTATTGCCGCCGCAGCCCCCCATTGCACACCTCTGATTCAAACTTCACGCCACGTGAATGACGGCAAGGGCCGATGGGTGATCGAGCAGGTTCAGGCCCGCGCTGCAGCCCTGGAGGATAAACTTGGTCGTACTGCTCGTGTCGGCTGTCTGGGCTTGTCTTTTAAGCCGGATGTGGACGATTTGCGTGAATCTCCCGCTCTGCACATCACCACTGAGCTGCTCGTTGCTGGCCTCGACGTCCTCGCCTGCGAGCCCAACCTCCACGACCACCCCACCATCAAGCTCCACAGCCTCCAACAGGTGCTCGCCAAGGCTGATCTGCTGGTGTTCCTCGTGGCCCACACCCCTTTCCGCAATCTTGATCTCGGCGGCCGCACTGTGTTTGACCTCTGCGGTGTGACCGAGCAAGCGTGAGGGTTCTTTCTCAGCTTCGCACCAGTAAGCAGCTGGGTTGGCGCAATTGTGCGGCTGTTTTCGCCCACCGAGTGGCGCTGCGTGCTGGCCTCTACGAGCACCAGTTGCCGCTAATGCCTTGTCCCATCCCTGAGCTGCTCAACGGCCAGCCCCAACCGGCTCCGTTATCCTCCGATTTCTGGCCGGTGACATCCCGCAAACAATGTCTCGCTGTGGCCGATGCCCTGCTGTCGGGCACGGCCACCTGGTTCAGCCATGAGAGCTATGCCGTTGGCTCCCCTCCCGATTGGTTCCTTGACCCCGCCTCTAGCCAGCGCTTTCAGGATGGCGCGCAGCACTGGAGCCGTTGCCGTCCATTCTTCGGCGCCGATATCAAGCGCTGTTGGGAGCTCTCCCGCTGGGGCTGGGCTCCACTCCTGATCCGTGCCTGGCGCTTAAGTGGCGACCAGCGCTACCGCGATGGCTTCAACAGCTGGTGCCAGAGCTGGTGCCAGGTCAACCCCGTGAATGGCGGAAGCAACTGGCTCTGCGGCCAGGAAGCGTCCATTCGCCTGCTCCATGCCCTACAGGCCTGGCAGCTCGCGGATGCCCCAGCCCAGCTGCCTGATTCCAGCTCCCAGCGTGCTGCATTTGCGGCGGCGCATCTACAGCGCATCGCTGCCACCGAGCGCTATGCCCAGGCGCAGGACAACAACCATTGGACTTCAGAATCTGCCGCCTTGTTCATCGGCGGCAGCTGGCTGGCCGCTTCCGCTGGCCCCCATGCTGCCGCCGGCCGTCGCTGGGCCGCTGAAGGACGCCGAGCTCTAGAACGCAGCGTGGCGCGACTGCTAATGGCCGATGGCTCTTTTGCGCAGCACTCGCTCACTTATCACCGCCTGCTGCTCGATACCCTTGCCCAGGTGGAGCTCTGGCGCCGCTGGCTGAATCTGCCGCCCTTCTCGAAGCGCTTTCAGGAGTGCTGCCTTGCGGCGTCTCATTGGTTTGCTGCGCTGGTCGATCCCTGCAGTGGTGATGGTCCCAATCTGGGCAGCAACGACGGGGCCTGTGTCTATCAGCTGCACAGTCAGCCCTACCGCGATTTCCGGCCCACTTTGCAACTTTCCTCGCTGTTGTTTTCAGGTCAGCCAGCCCTGGCGCCGGGCCCTTGGGATGAGCCGCTCCATTGGCTTGCACTGATCAGTTCGTCAGCAGAAGGTTTTGGTGCTTTATCACCGCAAGCAACGGCGGCTTCTTTGCTAGTGCCTCAGCCGCCACAAGCAATTGAGCTCTTTGCCCATGGCGGCTATGGGCTGCTGAGGCCAACCAGCACCAGCTGGGCTTTGCTGCGGCTGCCCGTCTACCGTTTCCGGCCGGCCCATTCTGATCCGCTGCACCTCGATCTCTGGCATCAGGGCGTGAACCTGCTGCGCGATGGCGGCAGCTACGCCTACAACGCCGAAGCCGCTGATCTGGCCTACTTCCCCGGCATAGCTAGCCACAATTCTGTGCAGTTCGATGGCACCGAGCCCATGCCCCGCCTCGGTCGCTTCCTATGGGGCGACTGGCTGCAGCTGGAAGTACCTCCGCAGAAGGAGTCGGGCAAGGCCGCCCCGTCGATCACCGCGGCCTACCGCTGCCCCCATGGCCGCCATCAGCGCAGGGTGCAGGTCGATTCCAGTGGACTGCGCTGGACGATCACCGACCACTGCTCCGCGTTCCGCGATCGCCTAGTGCTGCGCTGGCGTCTCTGCCCCTCTAATTGGCAGCTATCGACTAAAGATGCGTCAGCTGAGCTCTGCAGCCTCCATGCCAAGATCAGGATGGAGTGCAACCAGCCGTTCCAGCGCTTGGAGCTGGTGGAAGGGTGGGAATCTTTGTTCTATGCCCACAAAATATCGCTACCGGTGTTGGAGCTTGAAGTAGCCGCAGTCCCATCACCTGTTTTGATCACAACCCACATCGCCCTGCCGGCATAGCCGTGAAGGTTCTCTACTACCACCAGTACTTCTCAACCCCCGCAGGTCCGGCCGGTACCCGCTCCTATGCCCTGGCCCATTCCCTTGTGGAAGCTGGCCATCAGGTGCAGATGGTCTGCTTGCAGGACGCCCGCACCCACACCGGCCTATCCGGGCCCTTCACCGCAGGGTGCCGGTCTGGTCTGGTGGATGGCATTGAGGTGATCGAGTTCGATCTGCCCTACTCCAACCACGCCGGCTTGCTGGATCGCGCGCTGGTCTTTTTGCGTTACAGCTGGCAGAGCCTGCGGCTCGCTCTGCGCTCCGATGCAGATCTGATCTTCGCCACCACCACTCCGCTCACAGCTGGCATTCCTGGAATCGCCGCCCGCTGGCTGCGCGGGATTCCCTTCGTGTTTGAGGTGCGTGACCTCTGGCCCGAGCTGCCCCGCGCCATGGGTGTGGTGCGCAATCCTCTGGTGCTGCGAGCTCTCTCCGTTCTGGAGTGGTGCAGTTATCACTCGGCAGATGCCTGCATCGGTCTGGCCCCCGGCATCTGTGAGGGCATTGCTGATCGTGGCGTTGCTCCCAGCCTGATCACTTCCATTCCCAATGCCTGCGATTTGGTTCTGTTTCACCCTCCGTCGCCTGCCCAGCACAAGCGGCCCGAGTTGATCCCAGGGGTAGCGGCACGTTCGTTTGTGGCGGCCTTCACCGGGGCCCATGGCCAGGCCAATGGCTTGGATGCTGTGCTCGATCTCGCTGCTGAATTGCGCCGTCGGGGTCGCAACGACATCAAGTTATTGTTAATTGGCGATGGCCGCTGCAAGCCAGCCCTGAAGCAGCGCGTGGCTGCCGAGAATCTGCAGAACTGCCATTTCCTGCCACTTGTCCCCAAGCCCCACCTGGCTCATTTGCTGCGCCAGTCAGTGCATGTGGGCTTGATGGTGCTTGCGGATGTGCCGGCCTTCTATCGCGGCACCTCCCCCAACAAGTTCTTCGACTACCTGGCTTGCGGTTTGCCTGTGGTGAACAACTACCCCGGCTGGCTGGCTGATCTGATTCGCAGCCATCAGCTGGGTGTGCCTGTCCCCCCCCGCGACCCCAAGGCCTTTGCCGATGCCCTGATTGCTCTTGCGGATGATCCGGTGCAGCGCCAGACCATGGGGGAGAACGCCCGCGCTCTGGCGGAATCCAAGTTTTCCCGTGTTCTACTGGCGGCCCAGTGGCGCAAGGTGCTGGAAAGTACGGCTAAGCGCTATGGCCGTCGCCGTATTGGCTTTGTGCGCCGTACCGCCTATCGGTTGCTCAAAGGTGCCGCTGATCGCCTGGCCGCTCTGCTCGCCCTGCTACTGCTTTCTCCGTTGTTGCTGGTGGTAGCTGTTTTGGTGCGCTGGCGTTTGGGAGCACCGGTGCTGTTCCGCCAGCAGCGCCCTGGCTATGTCGAGCGGCCCTTTGAGCTGCTCAAGTTCCGCACGATGACCAACGCCCGCGATGCCTCCGGCGCCCTGCTAACCGATGCCGAGCGGCTCACGCCCTTTGGCCGTTGGTTGCGTGCCACCTCCATTGATGAATTGCCAGAGCTGATCAACATCCTGCGCGGCGAGATGAGCTTTGTTGGGCCGCGTCCGCTGCTGATGCAATACCTGCCCCTTTACTCCCCCGTGCAGGCCCGCCGCCATGATGTGAAGCCTGGTTTCAGTGGCTGGGCTCAGATCAATGGCCGCAATGCCCTCCCGTGGGAGGAAAAGTTCCGCCTGGATGTCTGGTATGTGGATCACCAGAGCTTCTGGCTGGATCTGCGCATTTTCCTCATCACCCTTTGGAAAGTGATACGCCGTGATGGCATCAGCGCTGCTGGTGAAGCCACCATGGCGCCGTTCACAGGATCGGCGCCTGCTTCTGAGGCGCGCTGATGGCGTCTTTGCTGCTATTGGGTGCAGGTGGTCACGCCCGGGTCGTGGCTGAAACCGCTCTCTCCACCGGACGCTTCAGCAGCATCGCCTTCCTTGATGATCGCTGCAGCGGCCCCGCTCAGCTACCTGATCAACTCGGCTGGCCGGTGATCGGCCCCTTTTCGGCAGCCCACGATCGCCAGATCTGTCAGCAATTCCAAGCAGCGCTGGTGGCCATCGGCAATGCCACCGTGCGTCTGCAGTGGTTGCCACGTCTTGCCGCTGCTGGCTACGAGCTCCCCGTTGTGATTCATCCCACTGCCTGGCTGTCGCCTTCCGCTCAGCTTGGTGCCGGTTCGGTGGTGTTCGCCCAGGCCGCCATCCAGGCCCAGGCCATGATCGGTAGCGGCGCCATCCTCAATACGGGGTGCTCGGTGGATCACGACGCCCAGCTTGGCGATGGCGTGCACATCTGCCCCGGTGCCCGTCTCGCGGGCGAAGTGCAGGTGGGTGATCGCAGTTGGATCGGCATCGGCGCGTCAATGATTCAGCAGATCTGTATCGGCGCTGATGTCACCGTGGGTGCCGGTGCCTCCGTGGTGCGTGATCTGCCCGATGGCGTCACCGCCGTCGGCGTGCCGGCGAGGGTGTTGCCCACCGCCTAACTCATTAGCTTTCACCTCTTCCTCGCGTGACTCTCGCCCCCTGGCCCCAGTTCGACGCCGATCAGATCGACGCCGCCACCCGCGTGCTCGCTTCCGGCAAGGTGAACACCTGGACCGGCCAGGAAACCACCGCCTTTGAGCAGGAGTTTGCTCAGTGGTGCGGCACTGCCCATGCCATCGCCATGGCCAATGGCTCCCTGGCCCTCTCGGCCGCCTACCTGGCCATTGGCCTCGGGCCCGGCGATGAGCTGATCACCACGCCGCGCACCTTCATCGCCACCGCCTCCAGCGCCGTGCTGCTCGGCGCCAAGCCGTTGTTCGCCGATGTGGATGCCGAATCCGGCGCCATCACCGCCGCCACGATTGCACCGCTGATCACCCCCCGCACTAAGGCCATCTCCGTGGTGCACCTCGGTGGCTGGCCCGCAGACATGCCCGCGATTCTCGAATTGGCCCGCGCCCACGGCATTGCAGTGATCGAAGACTGCGCCCAGGCCCATGGCGCCCGCATCCACGGCCAGTCCGTGGGCAGCTTCGGCGATGTATCTGCCTGGAGTTTTTGCCAGGAGAAAATTATTTCCACTGGCGGTGAGGGCGGCATCGTGACCACTAGCCGAGCTGATCTCTGGGATCTGATTTGGGCCTTTAAAGACCATGGCAAAACCCATGAGTCGGTCTTCAGCCGCGAGCATCCGCCCGGCTTCCGTTGGCTGCACGAGCGCTTTGGCTCTAATTTCCGCCTCACGGAATTGCAGAGCGCCATTGGCCGAATCCAGCTGCAGCGTCTACCAGAGTGGACCGCCGCCCGTACCCGCAATGCCTTGTTCCTTGCCGAAGCCCTGGCCGATTGCTCCGCGGTGCGTGTGCCCCTGCCGCCCGAGGGAATCACCCATGCCTGGTACAAGTTCTATGCCTTCGTAAAGCCCGATGCGCTTGCCGATGGCTGGAGCCGCGATCGGATCCTTGCCGAGATCGCATCCCTCGGCTACCCCGCCCTTTCTGGCAGCTGCAGCGAGATCTACCTAGAGCGCTGCTTCAAGGAAGCTGGTCTGGCTCCCGCTGAGCGCTTGCATGTGGCCCGTGAGTTGGGCGAAACCAGCTTGATGTTCTTGGTGCATCCCACAATTACTTCTGAGCAGATGGCGGCCTATGCCGATGCTTTGCGTTCGGTGGTGAAGCAAGCGTGTCGATGAAGCTTTTTTCGTTGCGCCAGTTCGCTCGGCTCTCTCCCCTTGCCCGCCGCCTGTTGCTGATCGGTATCGACGCTTTGCTGCTGCCCCTGGCGATATGGTTAAGTTTCTGGCTGCGGCTGGCTCAGCCGTTCCATGCCAGTTTTATGGCTGCCGGTCTGTGGTTGCTGCCAGCGGTGTTGCTGGTTGGCCTTCCGCTGTATGCCTTCACCGGGCAATACAAAGGCCTCACGCGCTACGTCGGTAGTCGTGCCCTTTACCGCCTTGCCGGCCGCAATGGATTGTTTGTGCTGCTTTTGGCGGCTACCGGCATGATGCTGCGTTTGCCGATGCCTCCCCGCAGCAGCTGGATCCTGCTCTGGTTGCTGCTCACCGGCTTCACCGGAGCGGTGCGCTTTGCCCTGCGCGATCTGCTCCTGTCACTGCGCTCGGTTGCGCACAAGCGGCAAATGGTGCGTGTTGCCATCTATGGCTCCGGTGAGGCCGGTGCTCAGCTCGCTGCTGCCCTGCGCCTAGCGGGAAACCATCAGATCGTCACTTTTCTGGATGATGCACCAGTGCTCTGGCAGCGCACGATCAACGACATTCCGATCCAGCCTCCCCAAGTGCTGAGTGAGATGCAGGATCAGCTCGATCAGGTGTTGCTGGCAATCCCCTCATTGCCCCGCAGTGAACGCCGCCGCATCGTGGCTGAGTTGCAACGCCAGTCGATCCCGGTGTTGCAGATCCCCTCGGTTGATGACCTCACCTCCGGACGGGCCCAAATCGATGCGCTCCGCCCCGTAGCTATTGAAGATCTGCTCGGCCGTGATCCTGTTCCGCCCGTGCCGGAGCTGCTTGGCCCTGGCCTGCGTGATGCGGTGGTGTGCGTCACCGGCGCCGGTGGTTCGATCGGTTCTGAGCTCTGTCGCCAGATCCTGCAGTTAGCCCCCAGGGTTTTGCTCCTGCTCGAAAGCAGTGAACCGTCGCTTTACGCCCTGGAGCAGGAGCTCCGCCAGCAGTTGCCTGCTTCGGTGACCCTGCTTCCTGTGCTTGGCAGCGCCGCCAATCCTGCTCTGGTGCAGCGGCTTTTTGCAGACCATGGCGTGCAGACCGTGTTCCACGCCGCCGCTTACAAACATGTGCCTTTAGTAGAGGCCAACCCGTTGGCGGGCTTGGCCAACAATGTGGGCTCCACGCGGGTGGTCTGTCAGGCCGCCGTTGCCGTGGGCGTCAACGAGCTAGTCCTGATCTCCACAGACAAAGCGGTGCGTCCCACCAATGTGATGGGCGCTAGCAAGCGCCTGGCGGA contains the following coding sequences:
- a CDS encoding bi-domain-containing oxidoreductase, giving the protein MSGLGLIGLLTAQLLQAQGCRVLGLDPDSSKCDLAEGLGVKALNLRSGTDPVAWCLEHTDGIGVDGVLITAATSSSEPMHLAAQSCRQRGRIVLVGVTGLELRRDLFYKKELSFQVSCSYGPGRYDPAYEQQGHDYPIGFVRWTEQRNFQAVLHALATGALRTEQLISHRFPIEQASDAYQLLSSPEPSRGILLHYTETANPKQRVVDLPAASESLAPSQPLLSVIGAGNYSSRMLIPAFAKVGAHFHTLAASSGIGPVQVGRKFGFRHASTDIPALLADSRTNSVVIVTRHDSHAALVQQALDAGKHVFVEKPLCLTIEELAAIEAAHTGHSLLMVGFNRRFSPLLLDLQQQLSRLQGPKAFVYTCNSGAIPADHWIQNPAAGGGRLLGEACHFVDLLRHLAGSPIQELQLINAADCKLCPDTFSLQLRFGDGSIGTVHYFANGSKAFPKERLDVFCDGKVLQLDNFRKLKAWGIPGFRTRRLVSQDKGQEACCAAFLKAIEIGGSPPIPTGELFEVQRWLLQAVNQ
- the wecC gene encoding UDP-N-acetyl-D-mannosamine dehydrogenase is translated as MTTCCILGLGYIGLPTAAVLARSGHRVVGVDVNSEVVATVNQGQIHIVEPDLDRAVADAVASAALSAQSTPVPADVFLIAVPTPFSSRADGIPQPNIDYVLAAARAIAPVLRPGNLVLLESTSPVGTTEKVVEEMSKIANLDFDHIHVAYCPERVLPGRILQELISNDRVIGGFTSAAAEAGKAFYATFCQGELLTTSARTAELVKLTENSFRDVNIAFANELSLVCNHLEINVRELIRLANHHPRVNVLQPGCGVGGHCIAVDPWFIAAAAPHCTPLIQTSRHVNDGKGRWVIEQVQARAAALEDKLGRTARVGCLGLSFKPDVDDLRESPALHITTELLVAGLDVLACEPNLHDHPTIKLHSLQQVLAKADLLVFLVAHTPFRNLDLGGRTVFDLCGVTEQA
- a CDS encoding alginate lyase family protein; this encodes MRVLSQLRTSKQLGWRNCAAVFAHRVALRAGLYEHQLPLMPCPIPELLNGQPQPAPLSSDFWPVTSRKQCLAVADALLSGTATWFSHESYAVGSPPDWFLDPASSQRFQDGAQHWSRCRPFFGADIKRCWELSRWGWAPLLIRAWRLSGDQRYRDGFNSWCQSWCQVNPVNGGSNWLCGQEASIRLLHALQAWQLADAPAQLPDSSSQRAAFAAAHLQRIAATERYAQAQDNNHWTSESAALFIGGSWLAASAGPHAAAGRRWAAEGRRALERSVARLLMADGSFAQHSLTYHRLLLDTLAQVELWRRWLNLPPFSKRFQECCLAASHWFAALVDPCSGDGPNLGSNDGACVYQLHSQPYRDFRPTLQLSSLLFSGQPALAPGPWDEPLHWLALISSSAEGFGALSPQATAASLLVPQPPQAIELFAHGGYGLLRPTSTSWALLRLPVYRFRPAHSDPLHLDLWHQGVNLLRDGGSYAYNAEAADLAYFPGIASHNSVQFDGTEPMPRLGRFLWGDWLQLEVPPQKESGKAAPSITAAYRCPHGRHQRRVQVDSSGLRWTITDHCSAFRDRLVLRWRLCPSNWQLSTKDASAELCSLHAKIRMECNQPFQRLELVEGWESLFYAHKISLPVLELEVAAVPSPVLITTHIALPA
- a CDS encoding sugar transferase, with protein sequence MKVLYYHQYFSTPAGPAGTRSYALAHSLVEAGHQVQMVCLQDARTHTGLSGPFTAGCRSGLVDGIEVIEFDLPYSNHAGLLDRALVFLRYSWQSLRLALRSDADLIFATTTPLTAGIPGIAARWLRGIPFVFEVRDLWPELPRAMGVVRNPLVLRALSVLEWCSYHSADACIGLAPGICEGIADRGVAPSLITSIPNACDLVLFHPPSPAQHKRPELIPGVAARSFVAAFTGAHGQANGLDAVLDLAAELRRRGRNDIKLLLIGDGRCKPALKQRVAAENLQNCHFLPLVPKPHLAHLLRQSVHVGLMVLADVPAFYRGTSPNKFFDYLACGLPVVNNYPGWLADLIRSHQLGVPVPPRDPKAFADALIALADDPVQRQTMGENARALAESKFSRVLLAAQWRKVLESTAKRYGRRRIGFVRRTAYRLLKGAADRLAALLALLLLSPLLLVVAVLVRWRLGAPVLFRQQRPGYVERPFELLKFRTMTNARDASGALLTDAERLTPFGRWLRATSIDELPELINILRGEMSFVGPRPLLMQYLPLYSPVQARRHDVKPGFSGWAQINGRNALPWEEKFRLDVWYVDHQSFWLDLRIFLITLWKVIRRDGISAAGEATMAPFTGSAPASEAR
- a CDS encoding acetyltransferase, which gives rise to MASLLLLGAGGHARVVAETALSTGRFSSIAFLDDRCSGPAQLPDQLGWPVIGPFSAAHDRQICQQFQAALVAIGNATVRLQWLPRLAAAGYELPVVIHPTAWLSPSAQLGAGSVVFAQAAIQAQAMIGSGAILNTGCSVDHDAQLGDGVHICPGARLAGEVQVGDRSWIGIGASMIQQICIGADVTVGAGASVVRDLPDGVTAVGVPARVLPTA
- a CDS encoding DegT/DnrJ/EryC1/StrS aminotransferase family protein — encoded protein: MTLAPWPQFDADQIDAATRVLASGKVNTWTGQETTAFEQEFAQWCGTAHAIAMANGSLALSAAYLAIGLGPGDELITTPRTFIATASSAVLLGAKPLFADVDAESGAITAATIAPLITPRTKAISVVHLGGWPADMPAILELARAHGIAVIEDCAQAHGARIHGQSVGSFGDVSAWSFCQEKIISTGGEGGIVTTSRADLWDLIWAFKDHGKTHESVFSREHPPGFRWLHERFGSNFRLTELQSAIGRIQLQRLPEWTAARTRNALFLAEALADCSAVRVPLPPEGITHAWYKFYAFVKPDALADGWSRDRILAEIASLGYPALSGSCSEIYLERCFKEAGLAPAERLHVARELGETSLMFLVHPTITSEQMAAYADALRSVVKQACR
- a CDS encoding nucleoside-diphosphate sugar epimerase/dehydratase, whose protein sequence is MKLFSLRQFARLSPLARRLLLIGIDALLLPLAIWLSFWLRLAQPFHASFMAAGLWLLPAVLLVGLPLYAFTGQYKGLTRYVGSRALYRLAGRNGLFVLLLAATGMMLRLPMPPRSSWILLWLLLTGFTGAVRFALRDLLLSLRSVAHKRQMVRVAIYGSGEAGAQLAAALRLAGNHQIVTFLDDAPVLWQRTINDIPIQPPQVLSEMQDQLDQVLLAIPSLPRSERRRIVAELQRQSIPVLQIPSVDDLTSGRAQIDALRPVAIEDLLGRDPVPPVPELLGPGLRDAVVCVTGAGGSIGSELCRQILQLAPRVLLLLESSEPSLYALEQELRQQLPASVTLLPVLGSAANPALVQRLFADHGVQTVFHAAAYKHVPLVEANPLAGLANNVGSTRVVCQAAVAVGVNELVLISTDKAVRPTNVMGASKRLAELVVQASALEALQGAHAAGQPCTRLSMVRFGNVLGSSGSVVPLFRKQIAAGGPITLTHPEIIRYFMTIPEAAELVLQASTLAKGGDVFLLDMGEPVRIKSLAEQMVRLSGLSLRDAQNPNGEIAISCTGLRPGEKLYEELLIDAESEPTKHPLIFRAQERSLPPELLWPRLDALDAAIAAQDVEGALALLAELVPEWQRGDRVNEAVRA